The genomic interval aaattttaaatacctcGTCAAGTATTGCAAGGGATCCATCCCTTTCATCAGACATGCTGAGCAGCCGAGATTGAAGCTCCCTCACTTCAGTTGCTAAAATTGTCTTCTCTCCATACACTTCTCCAGCATGCTGCAAAGGTAGAGCTATAGGCTcagtttttatcattattaactGAAGAACATATCAATCCAAAAATCAGCAGTTCTAAATACTATgtattcaattattattttacaacCATGTTATTTGCTTCCTTTGCATGTGCCAACATTTGTTTCATTTCTTCCACCCTGACCAGAATATCCAGCCCTCCCTGACAAGCTTCCGCTTTAGCTTGCTCTGCAGCTTTCTCCTGGAAGTCCATTTCTCTCATCATGTCGATCACTCTCTCCATGGCTGAAAGCAAGGTTTTCTGCACCATTGGTTAGTGATCAGTGACTTTCAATTAAAATGATCCATAGCATGAAGGAGTCAGATGGcaacaaatatttataaattatagtttaCTCGACATATCTGCATGCATGAAATAGAGCTAACATTAGGTATGGGTTAAGTCTACCTCAACAACAACGAAACATCTGAAACCCTCCctgttcaaaatttcaaagttaCCAATTACATCATGCATCATGCCCTattcaaaatatcaaagtcaCATTGCAATACCATTTTGCCTAATTTAACCACCTAAATATAATACATGATCATATTTGAGTTTTCATGAAATTTCAAAGAGCCTCCCAAATGAACATAACTTCCCTCCTTTTGTTGTAAAGAGATTGGCAAAGGAGATAAAGGACTCAAAGAAGCCTCAAGCTCATAATTATTGTTATCTAAAAACTCAGCATTATCACCCTGAAGTTGGAGTAcagaagaatatttttttattcttcattgaCTTGGAACCTCACCAAGGCAAGCAGTAAACCCGGGAATACAATACCATTCACCAGAATTGTGTATTAAGTAATTTATGGGAACTCGTAGTGCAAAAACCAAACCCAAGATGTGTCTACAGCTCATCCAAAGCCCAACCTTGGACCAATAGGTTGCACTTGAATGAGTAAGTATGGGAGAAATTACAGACATAATAAATAtgcatattaaaaattatatcccTGTGCCTTCCTCTGTGTCCTTTTCTATGCTGTATTAACTGGAAGCGTGTGCTTCTCTATCTAGGAAGTAGATCTTCATAAACTCTCGAAGATTACATAAACTACAATCCAGTTTATGATTTGCATTGAAAAAGGTTTGACTATAACCACCTCTACAGAAAGGTTCTACAACATCAAGTATCTTCATCGTCTTGCTTTAGGGAAAAACAGTATCTTCATCGCCTCAAGGAATTTGAATTTAACTAAGCAAAAAACTGATTGGAATATGCCAATATGCAGAGCATAACGACTGACTGGCCAGCTGGGAGCAAGGACacttcaaattataatttatttttctctaaaatctcaaaaaattattcagTGAATACAGGAGAAATTACAGACATAATAACTTTGCATAGAAATGTCTCTCTCTATCCTTTTATCTATCTGTTAATTGTCTGACCCTGTGTTTGTATCTCTAATCTAGAACTAAAGATCTTAGTAGATTCTCAAGcatcttcatcatttttttataagtaataaaacaCAAACAGCTTGCCatgaaagaatttaaatttaaattagagaTACAAACAAGCATTTCaaagaatttgaatttaactAGGCATGAAAACCAATTGGAATATAGCCATATGCAGACCATAACAACTGGGAGCAAGAAATTTACAGAACTCTTCAAGTGTTTATAAAGAAATGCAGAGGATTTTGTATTGATAGCACTGGCATTGAAAGTAGTGAAAAGCCACAAGGAACTGAAAAAGATTAATCAGCAAGCTTCAAAGTGAAAACATATATgctaagagcatcctcattggattAGCAATcccaaaagtcaaattttggcTAATATCACATACTTTGCCTTTCGCCTATTCCATTCAAAACCTattcccacattggattatccatggcactctctatataatactaaaatattattaattattttttttaacctaatttatttttgtcacatttttCAGTTCTAccaatcatatgttaattaataatcatattctaatttaattattgtttaaacaatcatattttcaatggtcATTTAACGCTAATATCTAAAAAATCTTTGatcaaactcatctaaaattccATATGAATGTCTTAATTACCAGccaaatcatattttcaatggtGATTTGATGACAATGAATTGAATGTACTACGGATCAGTATTTGTAGAGGACGTTTCCAACAGCCCCTGCAGCTAATGGGTTGTGATAGTTTCTTTTGCACCAAGTGTATTAATTAACATCTTGCATCAATTAAAGAGAGCAGCAAAAAAACAAGAACCCTTTCAGACTGTCCATATCCTCTCACAACCATATTCTCACAATCACAATCCACCATATAAGTGCAAACAAAATGACAatataaacacaaataaaaCCTGTCCATAACTCCTTCCAGCACAAACAACACAATATGTTGGATTATGAATCAGTGCACGCAAGCTTACATCTTTCGGAGGAAAGCCCTCAATAGCGGGGTTCATACCCATCCTTGAATTAACTGCTCCAAGCTTCATCGAGAGGAACTGCAAGATCCAATAAATACAGCAAAAGTTCAAGTTCTGCAGTCTAAAGGAAATTATCATGAGGTGAAGTGGCAACAGAGACACACACCTCAACCTGGCGTTGCAGCGACTGGATGTAATTAATCGTTTCATCAAGGACAACAACTTTTCCAGTAACCTGTTCAGAGGGTAAGGACACAGTCAGTCAAGCAGAGTTGAAGCCGAAATCATGCTTTCAGATTTTTGCGTAGATATTATTAAGACTAATCTACTTATGATGTAAGAAAAGAGAACATGACTTATTAAAGACACaaaatccatcattttttatatGCTAGATTGTATAGAACTAATCAGCGTAATCACTAATAGTACCTATATCAAACAACCAACAAGAAAAGTTATATACCTTGTTACATCCAGGGACCAAatcttggagaattttcatCCTCTCACTCTCCCTCCTTACCTGTCAATATGGGTCAGCtaagtaacatttttttttccaaataattgtgcttaaaatatcatcaaagtcGAGTTATTTATTTTCTGGAATAACTACATGATTGGAAATGAAACTACATGATTGGAAATGACAACTTCAAGGAGACAGAAGGGAATTACCCTCTCTGCTAGACTATGGCTAACAGTAGCTTGGTCCTTTCTCGCTCTCACATGAATATAGTCTTGCTTGGGTGGCTCGGAAGGTTTAGTGCTTTCTTCAGCTGACTTGTTGCCAGGCGTTGAACTAGCTTCCACTTCAGCTCTTGAACCCTCATTCTCATCTCGGGATCCAGATAGTTTCATCTGTTTACCATTTAATTCTTTCTGTTCCAACAGAGTAAGCATGCTTTAATCTAGATTTTGAAAACGAGCACTAAAATTAAGCAGATAAACAAATAAGTCATCAAAGTTGCACCCAGCCCATGGCGCTTAATTCCACAAGAATTCAAACTTCCACCCCGTGGTTTAGACAACAAAATCTTAATTCtctaataaaaaagaagaaatgcaCAAGATATTTGCTGCAGACCAcgctttttcaaaaaaattatccaaagaCCTGTTAAATCCCAAGAACATGCGGTAAAAGAAACCATCCGAATCCAGAAGTTCCAATTTGGCGTCAAGCGCAAAGACAAAAATGCTCATCATAACTTggttctttttttgtctttcttttggaAGTATTTTTGTACAGAAAAGAATTCAGAGCATAAATTTTAAACACTTAccaccattttaaaaaaattacacagaAAAATATGCCCACTCAAAATACACATTTGGTTAACTACAGTAACTCGCCGAATAAGACCCCAAGGTGCGATTTAGTGTAGCCCAAAGCCAATTTTATTTCGACTTGCCTAATCCAATgcaggtgtttttttttttttttttatgcaatattTGGCAAATATTTGCCTaatccaatgaggatgctctaagcCTGAACAAATGTATTAGAGATCAAACATTTACTGGCTACTATTAAGTGAATCAAGTTGAACTAGAATTCTATTTGACATGACATTCATGAGGAACAGAACAGATGGGATTCTACTTGTCGAAGGCATTATTCACAAGCttataaaaactaaatttaagAGTACCTTGTTATTTTTGGCATGTACAATGATCTCTTCAACAAGATGAATTTTACATTCTTGGTCAGAATGGGTAACTATGGTGTCCGGTTTTGGCTCATCCTCAACACCATTCATTTCACTGTCAAAATAGTCTTGCCTGAAAGTGAGATCTGAGGAACCACTGGCAAACAGAGTATGTTCTTTGATAGATGTTGGAACCGGCATAGGCACAGATTTTCTCACCTCAGAGCTAACTAAGCACAATTCCTCTTTCTGGCATTCTCCATGGACAACCATATTAGAGTCATCATCCATTGGAAAGTCAAAGTCTTTCCTATCAAGATCCAGATCATTTGCAATGACCTTGACAGCACCCTTTTCATTTATCAAAGCTGTGGTCATGTCAGGGGGGTTCATCCCTAACCCAATTTTGATACCATTTCCCCGAGAAATCAGATCCTCATCCTTAGTATAGCCACAAAATTGTTTCTGATAATTCTTTCCTCCATGCAACATTGCATTTGATGTGGCATGGACAATCTCCTTCAACCCCACTTTGACACTGTTGACTTGAGCATTTTCCAATAAAATCACTTCATCATTTTCAGTACATCCACATGGCtgatttttaactttatttgcaTCATAAATATCTGAAACTGTAGATTCATTCAGCGCCTCAACTATAGGTTTTGCATCAGCATGAAGAACACCAGAGCTATGGTCAGTCTCCTTGGCATCATCACAAGCTATTGGACATGGTTCTAAAGAGGGCCCCACATCTGCTGTGACAATTACTTGCTGCTGGCTCAACAAGTCCATCTGCTTCTTAATTCCTACAGCACATTCATCGtgtaatgtataataaataagtcaatCAAATCACTCGCCCAATCTAATGGCAATTCAACTGCATgcataagaaaataagaaaaaaaataaacagaagTAAAAAGGAAAACCCAGGCACAATCCAGGGCTGATGCAACATATAATGAACCATGTACAATGGACATAAAGTAATTACAACAATCAACCAAATCATAATCCTGGAAATTATGAAGAGGAAaggttttcaaataaaatataccaTTATCATTCTCAGGAGGATTAGAAGGACCAATGGAATGAAGGGAAAAATAAGGGATAATCTCACTAAGAACAGCAAGCGCAGCTTGGTCAGCATCCTTGGAATTTTCAATAGCAACAGCCCTCAGCAAGCGAGAATCAACCTATTCAAAATGAGATGCAAAATATATCTTCAATCAGATAgaagaaaagattttttttttttttttttttataagtaagatatAAGAGAAGAAAATGCAGACAAATTAACATAGGCAGGAAAGAAAAGTAAACACATAAACAAGACAAGCTATGGGGGTAAAATGCTTAGGCCAAGCTGTAATATCCAAGATTGACTATGGGAGGGTTATGAATAGAATCCTATATTGCCTAGCTGGAGGTTCTAGTTGTTTATTATGATTTCGAGGGACTTCAATTGTCATattgactaatcattttggagtataagttCAAATGTGGCTTGAGCTTTCCTTGGGTCTTTACAAATGGTATCATAGCTAGCCTCCAGCCAAAAGTATGGAATGTGAGACATGCCACTCATAAAAGGAATGGCTTGAAAGGGATGTCCAGGATTTAAGAGGAAAATTGTAATACCCTGAATTGAATATAGGAGTGTGGTGACTCTTGAGCAATTACAAAACATTtggttaagaaaattaaaagaaaacctTATTCGCATTAAATTCCATTTGAAGAGTGTCAGGATATTTGGATACCAAGGAGAAAACGCTGCTCAAATAAACTACAAGACACTCCTTTTCACTCATAGACAATGAAACTAAAGCACAATTTATCATCCAGattaatcaaaacttcaaataccacgatttttctttgaattggtAACAAATAAATTACCATGAGATTTGAAACTGGGAACAAATAAAGACAACCAAATAAAgcggaaaattattataaaaaaaaaaaaaaaaagaagagtaaaatgaaattaaattgaTCTTTCATTATGATACCAATTATtcaatgaaatgagattaataCCATTGGAAATATTTCCTGCAAGCATCGATAAACAGAGTTGAAGCCCATCTCCAAGAACCTCTATTCTGCACAGGAGGAAACAAAACCGTCAAATTTGCAAACCTATTCCCtaaacactaaattactaataatcATGAAAAGGTAAATGAAAAACGCGGGAAGAGAGCAATCAAGTTAACACCAGTGTATTCTTTCAGACTAACATAAGGACATTCAAAAACTCAAATCCTATGTACGGTTTCCATTTAACTAAATTTGGGGGGTGGGAAGAATGAATCTAAAAGGAAAGATAAAAACAATGACACTCATGTGAACACAGAATTTATCAACAACAGTAGGTCAAGCTACGAAACCATAATGCTCTGCCCAAATGCgtagagagaaagggaaaaaaattataaaaaaatgaaaagaaaataaaggaaaagaaagaatttgaCATTAGGGTTGTCAGTAAAGCGGGAGGCCGAGAAGCAGACGAAGGAACTACAGTCAGgcgaaagaggaaaaaatatacGCACACAAAGGTTGAGAACTTTACTACTTTCTCCTTCGTTTCAACTTCCTTTCCGTTCTCAGAAACAAAACATAGAGACAAAGGGAGAGAAAAGCACTGACCTTTCCAGAGTGACAGTGACAGAAAAGGATTCG from Juglans microcarpa x Juglans regia isolate MS1-56 chromosome 4S, Jm3101_v1.0, whole genome shotgun sequence carries:
- the LOC121263657 gene encoding uncharacterized protein LOC121263657 isoform X1, whose translation is MGFNSVYRCLQEIFPMVDSRLLRAVAIENSKDADQAALAVLSEIIPYFSLHSIGPSNPPENDNGIKKQMDLLSQQQVIVTADVGPSLEPCPIACDDAKETDHSSGVLHADAKPIVEALNESTVSDIYDANKVKNQPCGCTENDEVILLENAMLHGGKNYQKQFCGYTKDEDLISRGNGIKIGLGMNPPDMTTALINEKGAVKVIANDLDLDRKDFDFPMDDDSNMVVHGECQKEELCLVSSEVRKSVPMPVPTSIKEHTLFASGSSDLTFRQDYFDSEMNGVEDEPKPDTIVTHSDQECKIHLVEEIIVHAKNNKKELNGKQMKLSGSRDENEGSRAEVEASSTPGNKSAEESTKPSEPPKQDYIHVRARKDQATVSHSLAERVRRESERMKILQDLVPGCNKVTGKVVVLDETINYIQSLQRQVEFLSMKLGAVNSRMGMNPAIEGFPPKDKTLLSAMERVIDMMREMDFQEKAAEQAKAEACQGGLDILVRVEEMKQMLAHAKEANNMHAGEVYGEKTILATEVRELQSRLLSMSDERDGSLAILDEMHLTLEARVATAEELRKAAEQERIEKEESAQNALAVQEAIMEKVVQESKMLEDEAEENSRLREFLMDRGRIVDTLQGELSVICQDVRLLKEKFDNHVPLSQSFSSSQTSCILATTEREVYVKNEASDLVPEQRLASSGSSLKSAAAVPKTISPTTSVDSLSVDSRIEKERARAEHQALLDEGWDFLDTDAELQS
- the LOC121263657 gene encoding uncharacterized protein LOC121263657 isoform X2, whose translation is MGFNSVYRCLQEIFPMVDSRLLRAVAIENSKDADQAALAVLRIKKQMDLLSQQQVIVTADVGPSLEPCPIACDDAKETDHSSGVLHADAKPIVEALNESTVSDIYDANKVKNQPCGCTENDEVILLENAMLHGGKNYQKQFCGYTKDEDLISRGNGIKIGLGMNPPDMTTALINEKGAVKVIANDLDLDRKDFDFPMDDDSNMVVHGECQKEELCLVSSEVRKSVPMPVPTSIKEHTLFASGSSDLTFRQDYFDSEMNGVEDEPKPDTIVTHSDQECKIHLVEEIIVHAKNNKKELNGKQMKLSGSRDENEGSRAEVEASSTPGNKSAEESTKPSEPPKQDYIHVRARKDQATVSHSLAERVRRESERMKILQDLVPGCNKVTGKVVVLDETINYIQSLQRQVEFLSMKLGAVNSRMGMNPAIEGFPPKDKTLLSAMERVIDMMREMDFQEKAAEQAKAEACQGGLDILVRVEEMKQMLAHAKEANNMHAGEVYGEKTILATEVRELQSRLLSMSDERDGSLAILDEMHLTLEARVATAEELRKAAEQERIEKEESAQNALAVQEAIMEKVVQESKMLEDEAEENSRLREFLMDRGRIVDTLQGELSVICQDVRLLKEKFDNHVPLSQSFSSSQTSCILATTEREVYVKNEASDLVPEQRLASSGSSLKSAAAVPKTISPTTSVDSLSVDSRIEKERARAEHQALLDEGWDFLDTDAELQS